The Exiguobacterium aurantiacum DSM 6208 genome includes a window with the following:
- a CDS encoding GlsB/YeaQ/YmgE family stress response membrane protein, which yields MGWIITLIVGGIIGWLAGLILGKDVPGGVIGNIIAGIIGAWLGGLIFGDFGPAVGGIAIVPALLGAIILILIVSFVMKSMRKR from the coding sequence ATGGGTTGGATTATCACATTAATCGTCGGGGGTATTATCGGTTGGTTAGCAGGTCTTATTTTAGGTAAGGATGTGCCAGGTGGCGTTATCGGTAACATCATCGCTGGTATCATCGGTGCTTGGCTCGGTGGCCTCATCTTCGGTGACTTCGGTCCTGCAGTTGGCGGCATCGCAATCGTACCAGCACTTCTCGGTGCGATTATCTTAATCTTGATCGTATCGTTCGTCATGAAATCTATGCGTAAACGCTAA
- a CDS encoding HIT family protein, which translates to MHTEDNCIFCKIVKNEIPSHKVYEDDDVVAFLDISQVTNGHTLVIPKHHARNVYELPENIAADVFQTVPKIANAIQRQTGAIGMNVLSNAEEIAGQTVYHFHIHLIPRFGHDDGFGAKWETHMDEYSQETLKQLATQIKQYV; encoded by the coding sequence ATGCACACAGAAGACAACTGTATTTTTTGTAAAATCGTCAAGAACGAGATCCCTTCTCACAAAGTGTACGAAGACGATGACGTCGTCGCTTTCCTCGACATCTCGCAAGTGACGAACGGACATACGCTCGTCATTCCAAAACACCACGCCCGAAACGTCTATGAGCTCCCGGAAAACATTGCGGCGGACGTCTTCCAGACCGTCCCGAAAATCGCGAACGCGATTCAACGTCAGACCGGCGCCATCGGGATGAACGTTCTGTCCAACGCCGAGGAAATCGCCGGTCAGACCGTCTATCATTTTCATATTCATTTGATCCCGCGTTTTGGCCACGACGATGGCTTCGGCGCGAAATGGGAAACACACATGGACGAGTATTCGCAAGAAACGCTCAAACAGCTGGCCACTCAAATCAAACAATACGTTTAA